Proteins from one Terriglobus tenax genomic window:
- a CDS encoding AAA family ATPase yields MTPQAFTFSRYRAFKDPIRVELAPLTLVIGRNGGGKSIVTRVQLLIAGGLQAKSRAPLDLQAGGITHGSRFKDLIFQRSSQPFSLGAEILDGDSVVRFSTSLRHISEKHVLGIESFHLYRDGILLLQFDAEAPEDISEREGTFVAKPIAGSRTPCS; encoded by the coding sequence GTGACGCCACAGGCCTTTACATTCAGCAGATATCGCGCATTCAAAGACCCCATTCGCGTGGAACTCGCGCCACTCACCTTGGTGATCGGAAGAAATGGCGGTGGCAAGAGCATAGTCACGCGGGTACAGCTCCTCATTGCCGGCGGTCTGCAGGCGAAAAGTCGAGCTCCTTTGGACCTCCAAGCAGGCGGCATCACGCACGGGTCGCGCTTCAAAGATCTGATCTTCCAGCGATCGTCGCAGCCATTCTCACTCGGTGCGGAGATCCTTGATGGAGACTCAGTAGTACGGTTTTCTACTTCACTGCGTCATATCTCCGAGAAGCATGTGCTCGGAATCGAGTCATTCCATCTTTATAGAGATGGCATTCTGCTATTGCAATTTGACGCGGAGGCTCCGGAAGATATCAGCGAGAGAGAGGGGACTTTCGTTGCGAAACCGATTGCCGGCTCAAGAACCCCGTGTTCGTAA
- a CDS encoding DUF6036 family nucleotidyltransferase, whose amino-acid sequence MSSELRPPEPWHSFLRDLDDALQVPARLDCIGGFVVTQLYGLARPTADVDVIELAPREASEALMQIAMQGGPLHRKHRIYLDRVGVAAIPENYEERLTEMFPGAYRHLRLMALDPYDIALSKLERNSQKDRDDVRYLSRTVPFSLPTLQQRYEAELRWQLGRPDREDLTMKLWMEMLAEK is encoded by the coding sequence ATGTCTTCTGAGTTAAGGCCTCCCGAACCTTGGCACTCGTTCCTTCGCGATCTTGATGATGCCTTGCAAGTGCCCGCTCGCCTGGACTGCATCGGAGGGTTTGTTGTCACACAGCTATATGGACTCGCCCGCCCGACGGCGGATGTGGACGTCATCGAACTTGCACCGAGAGAGGCGTCCGAGGCGCTGATGCAGATTGCAATGCAAGGAGGCCCTCTTCATCGAAAGCATCGGATTTACCTTGATCGCGTCGGCGTGGCTGCAATCCCGGAGAATTACGAAGAACGGCTCACAGAGATGTTCCCTGGAGCATATCGACACCTCAGACTGATGGCTCTCGATCCATACGATATCGCCTTATCGAAACTCGAACGGAACAGTCAGAAAGACCGTGATGACGTTCGGTATCTCAGCCGCACGGTGCCGTTCAGCCTGCCAACGCTCCAGCAACGCTATGAAGCGGAGCTGCGTTGGCAACTTGGAAGGCCGGACCGCGAAGATCTGACGATGAAGTTATGGATGGAAATGCTCGCAGAGAAATAG
- a CDS encoding ankyrin repeat domain-containing protein, translated as MTPLQVAVEIGFHSLIRLLACNDRDVANLNRALSDAVALRNLDSVSLLLEHGADLKSVPLADVLLTWEPKLIQLFLDGEAEVIEGLPFTVAFCAKVRTVLRPFMNFKQAHPELETVLQEQLERALRHFAREGDLKWVSLLLWAGANPRSTGPSGTDEDDPESYVSALEQAASSGHVEILKKFKLSRERDDLSHLLCEASFGQSSDVFVYLLELGARPNDRPNGGSASLSRCLNFMRFERIGIHGLVGKCAVYSVSESLRKIRILAEHGAIWNPDDAYEMNSLRRTLLECEPEVSIALFKIFVANAVCSQDTWKSLFSSARFRQHLEKESWWLTRLKLRDFADGPPGKSKRMPASPPRISRQLLARYDREQLYRQVWEQPMQELAKQYGISDVALSKTCRKLLVPVPGRGFWAKKAAGVPLPKRPKLPALD; from the coding sequence ATGACGCCACTCCAGGTCGCTGTCGAGATTGGATTCCACAGCCTCATTCGATTACTCGCGTGCAACGACAGAGACGTAGCGAATCTAAACCGGGCGTTGTCGGATGCGGTTGCACTTCGGAACCTCGACAGCGTCTCTCTTTTGCTCGAACACGGCGCTGATCTGAAGAGCGTTCCTCTTGCGGATGTCTTATTGACCTGGGAACCAAAGCTTATCCAGCTATTTCTAGATGGCGAGGCCGAGGTCATCGAGGGTCTGCCGTTCACCGTAGCTTTCTGCGCAAAAGTCCGAACAGTTTTGCGCCCCTTCATGAACTTCAAACAGGCTCATCCTGAGCTTGAGACTGTACTACAAGAGCAGCTAGAGCGTGCCCTTCGCCATTTCGCTCGTGAGGGCGATTTGAAGTGGGTGAGCTTGCTCCTTTGGGCGGGGGCCAACCCTCGATCGACGGGCCCAAGCGGCACGGACGAGGACGATCCAGAAAGCTATGTCTCAGCTCTAGAGCAGGCGGCTTCATCCGGTCATGTTGAGATCTTGAAGAAGTTCAAGCTCAGTCGGGAGCGAGATGACCTGTCTCATCTCCTGTGTGAAGCGTCATTTGGGCAATCGAGCGACGTTTTTGTCTATTTACTAGAGCTCGGGGCGCGACCAAATGATAGGCCAAATGGCGGGTCGGCTTCTCTTAGCCGCTGTTTAAACTTCATGCGCTTTGAGCGGATAGGTATCCACGGCCTTGTAGGAAAATGTGCAGTTTATTCCGTCTCTGAATCCCTGAGAAAAATCCGTATCCTCGCCGAGCATGGAGCCATCTGGAATCCTGACGATGCCTATGAAATGAACTCGTTGCGTAGAACTCTGCTCGAATGCGAGCCTGAGGTCTCGATAGCACTTTTCAAAATCTTTGTTGCGAACGCTGTGTGTTCTCAGGACACCTGGAAGAGTCTTTTCTCAAGTGCGCGTTTTAGGCAGCATCTAGAGAAGGAGTCCTGGTGGCTGACTCGATTGAAGCTGAGAGACTTTGCTGATGGGCCGCCGGGTAAGAGCAAAAGGATGCCAGCATCTCCGCCACGGATTTCCCGCCAACTCTTGGCTCGTTACGACCGGGAGCAGCTCTATCGCCAGGTGTGGGAACAACCAATGCAAGAGCTGGCGAAGCAATATGGCATCTCTGACGTGGCTCTGTCTAAGACCTGTAGGAAGCTCCTAGTGCCGGTGCCGGGTCGAGGATTTTGGGCGAAGAAGGCGGCCGGGGTCCCGCTTCCAAAGAGGCCCAAGCTCCCGGCGCTTGACTGA
- a CDS encoding helix-turn-helix domain-containing protein, with the protein MTGNDLKSARTASNWTQAEAAHRLGVTQAYLSMVERGNRPVSDDLTSAALQVFPLPATARPIEDRPAAKAGEEFFKRALGELGYPGFAYMESQQLLNPAELLLLALDSEDLDARVTEALPWLPFHFPEMNWNWLTSESKSRDRQNRLAYVALLASDVAQKRGDTQIAEKLHSRVTALERSRLANEDTLAKSSMSQAERKWLRTHRTPSAAHWNLLTDLKAEDLQHVF; encoded by the coding sequence GTGACTGGTAACGACCTCAAATCGGCTCGTACTGCTTCGAACTGGACTCAGGCCGAAGCCGCCCATCGCCTTGGCGTCACACAGGCCTACCTTTCCATGGTTGAACGCGGCAATAGGCCGGTCTCAGACGATCTCACGTCGGCAGCTCTTCAGGTGTTCCCTTTACCTGCAACGGCACGCCCCATAGAAGATCGTCCTGCCGCGAAGGCAGGAGAAGAGTTCTTCAAGCGAGCTCTAGGAGAGCTGGGATATCCGGGGTTTGCCTATATGGAGAGTCAGCAACTGCTCAATCCAGCCGAATTGCTTCTCCTTGCACTCGACAGCGAAGATCTTGATGCTCGGGTGACAGAAGCCTTGCCCTGGCTCCCTTTTCACTTCCCAGAGATGAACTGGAACTGGCTTACATCCGAGAGCAAATCTCGGGATAGACAGAACCGGCTTGCATACGTCGCTCTGCTAGCAAGCGACGTTGCACAAAAGCGCGGAGACACGCAGATAGCAGAGAAGCTGCACTCTCGTGTGACGGCGCTGGAACGCTCTCGCCTAGCCAACGAAGACACACTCGCCAAAAGTTCCATGTCACAGGCCGAACGCAAATGGCTGCGCACCCACCGAACTCCATCGGCAGCTCACTGGAATTTGCTCACTGACCTGAAAGCCGAGGACCTCCAGCATGTCTTCTGA
- a CDS encoding helix-turn-helix domain-containing protein: protein MLLLIDIGEEISKRRKTVGLTQAELAKMARVSRSTLDALENGRMGELGYMKVNNILISLGLEFNLQVAASKRPTLDDLMLENERLFTASTVSKQR from the coding sequence ATGTTGTTACTGATTGATATCGGTGAAGAGATTTCAAAGAGGCGAAAGACTGTTGGTTTGACTCAGGCTGAACTTGCGAAGATGGCGCGCGTTAGCCGTTCGACTTTGGACGCTCTTGAAAATGGCAGGATGGGCGAGCTGGGATACATGAAAGTAAACAACATCCTGATTTCACTCGGCCTGGAGTTCAACCTTCAAGTCGCAGCGAGCAAGCGGCCTACTCTTGATGACTTGATGCTCGAAAATGAGAGGCTTTTTACTGCTTCAACAGTTTCAAAGCAGAGATGA